In one Mucilaginibacter sp. PAMB04168 genomic region, the following are encoded:
- a CDS encoding TonB-dependent receptor, with the protein MELTELYTHWRAGFSVRFILTWVLVMLLVSHCFVLCAQVKKPTVDSLRNHQLQEVQIWSGAQSIPLASPTPVQLLKGAALERLSTLSVADAIRYFSGAQLKDYGGVGGLKTVDVRSLGSSQVAVFYDGIQLGNAQNGQVDLGKFSLDNIGEIELYNAQKGSIFQSARALAAGSVIYLTAKRPVFETGNNNHYKAAFKTGSLGLVNPSALWQHRISNKTYSTVSTEWTRASGRYPFRYTNGAYDTTATRNNGDIDALRIEAGLNGTLSDSSTWTVKTYLYNSERGLPGAIVANKFNYNQREWDRNLFIQSAYEKKGPVYSLLANAKYSRDYLRYLDPEIVTTTGFSDSRYHQQELYLSVTNQIVIKKFWNTAISADYLLNTMQSNIYRFTYPTRNTWLAAMATEVKWTRFIFQANVLGTFTYESTKAFEAAPNRVKYTPAVMASWQPFKSPNFRLRSFYKGLYRLPTFNELYYTFVGSTYLKPEYSQQYDAGFTFQHNGSQRLIKHIQLQMDVYYNRVADKIVAVPGQNLRRWTMENINRVNVYGIETRLQTGWQLKSSLFLNAGINYTYQKALDASSGSLVNQQIPYTPLHSGSLLAGLLWQQLSLNYSFIYTGERYNQSANIPANYVEPWYTHDVAAMWQTSFKGHQIKVGIDVNNLLNQYYEVITNFPMPGRYYRLKFSLNY; encoded by the coding sequence CCGACAGTTGATAGCCTACGCAATCATCAATTACAGGAAGTGCAAATATGGTCGGGCGCACAAAGTATCCCCCTCGCTAGTCCTACGCCTGTACAACTGTTAAAGGGCGCAGCTCTTGAGAGGTTAAGCACTTTATCTGTTGCAGACGCGATACGCTACTTTTCAGGCGCTCAACTTAAAGATTATGGCGGTGTAGGCGGCTTAAAAACAGTTGATGTGCGCAGCCTGGGCAGCAGCCAGGTAGCGGTGTTTTATGACGGCATACAATTAGGTAATGCACAAAATGGGCAGGTTGATTTAGGTAAATTTTCATTAGACAACATAGGTGAAATTGAGTTATACAACGCCCAAAAAGGCAGTATCTTTCAGTCGGCAAGGGCACTTGCAGCAGGCAGTGTAATTTATCTTACCGCAAAACGACCTGTTTTTGAAACTGGCAACAACAATCATTATAAAGCAGCCTTTAAAACAGGCTCGCTGGGATTAGTTAATCCTTCGGCACTTTGGCAACATCGTATAAGTAATAAAACATACAGTACTGTTAGTACCGAATGGACGCGCGCAAGTGGCCGATACCCTTTCAGATACACCAATGGCGCTTATGACACCACTGCAACAAGAAATAACGGTGACATCGACGCCTTACGCATAGAGGCAGGATTAAACGGAACATTAAGCGACAGTAGCACATGGACTGTCAAAACCTATTTGTACAATTCCGAACGTGGGTTACCAGGTGCCATTGTAGCCAATAAGTTTAACTATAATCAGCGCGAATGGGACCGCAATTTGTTCATACAATCGGCTTACGAAAAAAAAGGTCCGGTATACAGCTTATTAGCTAATGCTAAGTATTCGAGAGACTACCTGCGATACCTGGATCCTGAGATTGTAACCACAACCGGATTCTCCGATAGCCGTTACCATCAACAGGAACTTTATTTGTCTGTAACCAATCAAATTGTTATCAAAAAGTTTTGGAACACGGCTATCTCGGCAGACTACCTACTTAATACCATGCAATCGAACATTTACAGGTTCACCTACCCTACCCGTAACACTTGGTTAGCAGCAATGGCTACCGAAGTAAAGTGGACCAGATTTATCTTTCAGGCTAACGTACTGGGAACGTTTACCTACGAAAGTACAAAGGCGTTTGAAGCAGCGCCAAACCGGGTAAAATACACACCTGCTGTAATGGCTTCCTGGCAACCTTTCAAAAGCCCGAACTTTAGACTAAGGAGCTTTTACAAAGGATTGTACCGTCTGCCAACCTTCAATGAGTTGTATTACACCTTTGTTGGCAGCACATACTTAAAACCAGAATATTCCCAACAATATGATGCCGGCTTCACTTTTCAGCACAATGGCTCGCAGCGTTTAATAAAACACATACAATTACAAATGGACGTTTACTACAACCGTGTAGCCGACAAAATTGTAGCAGTGCCGGGCCAAAACCTGCGCCGCTGGACCATGGAAAACATTAACCGTGTAAACGTATATGGAATTGAAACCCGCCTGCAAACGGGATGGCAGTTAAAAAGCAGTTTATTTTTGAATGCTGGTATCAATTATACCTATCAAAAAGCACTCGATGCTTCAAGTGGCTCTTTGGTCAACCAACAGATACCTTACACACCGCTACACAGCGGGTCTTTACTGGCTGGTTTGCTTTGGCAACAGCTTAGCTTAAACTACAGTTTTATTTACACCGGCGAGCGCTATAACCAAAGTGCAAATATACCCGCCAACTATGTAGAGCCATGGTACACGCATGATGTAGCAGCAATGTGGCAAACTTCGTTCAAAGGGCATCAAATAAAGGTCGGAATAGACGTTAATAACCTACTAAATCAATACTATGAAGTCATTACAAACTTTCCGATGCCTGGTCGTTACTATCGGTTGAAGTTTAGTTTAAATTATTAA
- a CDS encoding DUF5074 domain-containing protein, which produces MRSTYKTYFLLILILLSACRKDPKPAPEETETLFEPVPSSSVKGVYLLNEGNLNMNKASLDYVDYTTGRYRRNIYNQANPEVIKGLGDVGNDILVYGSKLYVAVNNSNKVEVLNAKTGKRIKQIDLVNCRYLTFHNNKVYVSAYLGSVGDANSPNGIVAQIDTTTLLIERRVTVGRQPEEMAVAGNKLYVANSGGYSPPNYERTISVVDIDTFTEVKRIDVDINLEHLKADRFGDLYITSRGDYLTIQPNLYVIDTQTERIKKTFNLQTRVLFIDNDRAYVISTNAQSKFAYNIINTLDETLLSQQFITDGTQSQIRLPYGLSVNPVTKDVLLTDAKDFISPGTLYCFDSAGKKKWSVTTGDVPAHFAFNY; this is translated from the coding sequence ATGAGATCAACATACAAAACTTATTTTTTGCTTATCCTAATTTTGTTGTCTGCCTGCCGTAAAGATCCAAAACCTGCTCCGGAAGAAACAGAAACGCTTTTTGAACCAGTGCCCTCTAGTTCAGTAAAAGGCGTATACCTGCTCAATGAAGGTAACCTAAACATGAACAAAGCCTCTTTAGATTATGTGGATTATACAACGGGCCGCTACAGACGTAACATCTATAATCAGGCCAACCCTGAAGTAATAAAAGGGCTTGGCGATGTGGGAAACGACATTCTTGTATATGGTTCCAAGCTTTATGTGGCTGTTAATAATTCGAACAAAGTTGAGGTGCTTAACGCAAAAACCGGAAAGCGTATAAAACAAATTGATTTGGTAAACTGCCGGTACCTTACCTTTCATAATAACAAAGTTTACGTTAGCGCCTATTTGGGTAGCGTGGGCGACGCAAACTCACCCAACGGTATAGTGGCTCAAATTGATACGACTACCCTGCTGATTGAGCGGCGGGTAACGGTTGGCCGGCAGCCCGAAGAAATGGCTGTTGCAGGTAACAAGCTTTATGTGGCTAATTCAGGTGGTTATAGTCCGCCTAATTACGAACGTACCATTTCGGTAGTTGATATCGACACGTTTACTGAGGTTAAGCGAATTGATGTTGACATTAACCTGGAACATCTAAAAGCTGATCGCTTTGGCGATTTGTACATTACTTCACGTGGCGATTATCTTACCATTCAACCAAATCTTTACGTAATTGACACGCAAACCGAGCGAATCAAAAAAACGTTCAATTTGCAGACAAGGGTGTTGTTTATAGATAATGACCGAGCGTACGTCATAAGCACCAATGCACAATCCAAGTTCGCCTATAATATCATCAACACACTGGATGAAACGCTGCTTAGCCAGCAATTTATAACTGATGGAACACAAAGCCAAATAAGATTGCCTTACGGCTTGAGCGTTAATCCGGTTACTAAAGATGTACTGCTAACCGATGCTAAAGATTTTATTTCGCCGGGTACGCTTTATTGCTTTGACAGTGCTGGCAAAAAGAAATGGTCGGTAACTACCGGCGATGTACCTGCCCACTTTGCTTTTAATTACTAA
- a CDS encoding DUF5074 domain-containing protein yields the protein MKIEFLRYSKRLLLAIITTTVLFTSCKKDKNEPDNLEPVIESTAGVYVLCEGTYGNGNGDISFYNFKTNTAEKSYYKKVNGSNLGETPNDLQRYGSKMYCVVSGTSSQPQSFVDVMDVNTCKSIKRIPFNSTTGGYEPRSIAFYKNKAYVSRYDGKVSRIDTATLNVDAELNLEVNYLEGVATANGKLYVANSDYLYTGNVNKVSVIDLATFKKTKDITVSLNPGKVVAAPNGDIYVICYGNYYTKVAGALDRISSITDTKVQTTPGYGYGSALSFTSDKGIISTETSVIRQLEVATGTAGANFITDGTSFTYLYGVTIDPFSNMVVAGDGISYTSGKAFIFGSNGKKLHDFETGVYPKASVFVYSYKKQ from the coding sequence ATGAAAATTGAATTTCTACGCTATTCTAAAAGATTACTATTAGCAATTATTACAACTACCGTTCTTTTTACCTCTTGTAAAAAAGACAAAAACGAGCCTGATAACCTTGAGCCTGTAATCGAAAGTACAGCGGGCGTATATGTACTTTGCGAGGGTACATACGGCAACGGCAATGGTGACATCTCTTTCTATAACTTTAAAACGAATACGGCTGAAAAAAGCTATTACAAAAAAGTAAATGGAAGCAATTTAGGTGAAACACCAAATGATTTGCAACGCTACGGCAGCAAAATGTATTGCGTAGTAAGCGGAACATCATCTCAACCCCAATCATTCGTAGATGTAATGGACGTAAATACCTGCAAGTCGATTAAACGTATACCGTTTAATTCTACAACCGGCGGGTATGAGCCACGCTCAATTGCGTTTTACAAAAACAAGGCATATGTGTCACGCTATGATGGTAAAGTAAGTCGCATTGACACTGCAACGTTAAACGTTGATGCCGAGTTAAATCTCGAAGTTAATTATCTTGAAGGCGTGGCAACAGCCAATGGCAAGTTATACGTAGCCAATTCAGATTACCTATATACCGGAAATGTAAATAAAGTATCTGTGATAGACTTAGCAACTTTTAAAAAAACCAAAGACATCACCGTATCGCTTAACCCGGGTAAAGTGGTTGCTGCACCTAACGGCGATATTTATGTTATCTGTTATGGAAACTATTATACCAAAGTAGCTGGCGCACTCGACAGAATAAGCAGTATTACAGATACCAAAGTTCAAACAACACCTGGCTATGGCTATGGCAGCGCTTTAAGCTTTACAAGTGACAAAGGCATTATTTCAACGGAGACATCTGTTATTAGGCAGTTAGAAGTAGCTACGGGTACCGCCGGCGCCAACTTTATTACCGACGGCACCTCATTCACTTATCTTTACGGTGTAACAATCGATCCGTTCAGCAACATGGTAGTAGCTGGCGATGGCATTAGTTATACCAGCGGTAAAGCCTTCATTTTTGGTAGCAACGGCAAAAAGCTGCATGATTTTGAAACGGGCGTTTATCCTAAAGCATCAGTATTTGTGTATTCGTACAAAAAACAATAA
- a CDS encoding cell surface protein, giving the protein MKTTKYRLYTSVLLAFAGGTLFFSSCKKDEEIEEPEQTEEVKVRPITTQSSAYVTQLFDYTPGPGQFVNTAFGDADAAKTVLNGKQGLVSLGSYGGNIVLGFDHTVLNQSGKEDIVIYNNASASFAEPGVVWVMQDVNSNGKPDDIWYELSGSAQNSAGYTRNYSITYTRPSSPASEVSWTDNLGNSGSVKTNTFYKQAYYPVWITANTYTLTGTLLPSSNINHAGIITSTPFTSGYADNSAGSDKLDIANAIDEKGNKVALNGIDFIKVQTGIPYNLGLLGELSTEVKGIADISIEK; this is encoded by the coding sequence ATGAAAACAACAAAATATAGACTTTATACAAGCGTGTTGCTAGCATTTGCTGGCGGCACACTGTTTTTCAGCTCCTGCAAAAAGGACGAAGAAATTGAGGAACCTGAACAAACTGAGGAGGTGAAAGTTAGGCCCATTACAACTCAAAGCAGCGCCTATGTAACACAGTTGTTCGATTATACCCCTGGTCCGGGCCAGTTTGTGAATACCGCCTTTGGTGATGCGGATGCTGCTAAAACTGTTTTAAACGGTAAACAAGGTTTAGTTAGCTTAGGCTCATACGGGGGTAATATCGTTTTAGGCTTTGATCATACGGTACTTAATCAGAGCGGCAAGGAGGATATTGTTATTTATAATAATGCCTCGGCCAGTTTTGCCGAACCGGGTGTGGTTTGGGTAATGCAAGATGTAAATAGCAACGGCAAGCCCGATGATATCTGGTACGAGTTAAGCGGCAGTGCCCAAAATTCGGCAGGCTATACGCGCAATTATAGTATTACTTATACACGGCCTTCATCGCCCGCCAGTGAAGTGTCTTGGACAGATAACCTGGGCAACTCTGGCTCTGTTAAAACGAATACGTTTTATAAACAAGCGTATTATCCGGTGTGGATTACCGCAAATACTTATACATTAACAGGTACTTTGTTGCCGTCAAGCAATATTAATCATGCCGGGATTATTACCAGTACGCCCTTTACATCTGGGTATGCCGACAACTCGGCCGGATCAGACAAGCTAGATATAGCCAATGCTATAGACGAAAAAGGCAACAAGGTGGCTTTAAACGGTATTGATTTCATTAAAGTACAAACAGGGATACCATATAACTTGGGTTTGTTGGGCGAACTGTCAACCGAAGTTAAAGGCATTGCCGATATCAGTATCGAGAAATAA
- a CDS encoding VOC family protein — MFENTKAFSGFSVDDSQKAKQFYSEVLGLEVEELDMPGLLSLHIAGGSHVLIYAKANHLPATFTILNFPVDDIEKAVDQLVQKGVKFETYNEPNFKTDDKGIFHGGGPKIAWFKDPAGNILSVLEQR; from the coding sequence ATGTTTGAAAACACAAAAGCTTTTAGCGGATTTTCTGTAGACGACTCCCAAAAGGCCAAGCAGTTTTACAGTGAAGTATTGGGTTTAGAAGTAGAAGAGCTGGATATGCCAGGCCTATTAAGTTTGCATATAGCAGGTGGGTCGCACGTGCTCATATATGCTAAAGCAAACCATTTGCCAGCCACGTTTACCATCCTCAATTTTCCGGTTGATGATATTGAGAAAGCTGTAGATCAGCTTGTACAAAAAGGCGTTAAATTTGAAACTTACAATGAGCCCAACTTTAAAACCGATGATAAAGGAATATTTCACGGCGGAGGACCAAAAATAGCATGGTTTAAAGATCCAGCCGGGAATATTTTATCGGTACTTGAACAGCGTTAA
- a CDS encoding DoxX family protein — MKKFFATYNFATPVDVALLLVRLVCGYAFILHGWGKIQHPMSWMGPQSFIPPIFQALAAIAEFAGGIALIVGFLTRLAGVGLLVTMGVAVYTHAFVFNDPFVNFKGGSSYEPASIFFCIAVMLLAAGAGRFSLDKLIFGDRANTKY; from the coding sequence ATGAAGAAATTTTTTGCGACCTACAATTTTGCCACACCTGTTGATGTGGCGTTATTATTAGTAAGACTCGTCTGCGGCTATGCGTTTATACTGCATGGCTGGGGAAAAATCCAGCATCCTATGAGTTGGATGGGCCCACAGTCGTTTATTCCACCCATATTTCAAGCCCTCGCTGCCATTGCCGAATTTGCAGGCGGTATAGCACTTATTGTTGGTTTTTTGACCAGGCTTGCGGGTGTTGGGTTACTGGTAACAATGGGGGTAGCTGTTTATACACATGCCTTCGTTTTTAATGATCCATTTGTGAATTTTAAAGGTGGCAGTTCGTATGAGCCGGCATCAATATTTTTTTGTATTGCAGTAATGTTGCTGGCAGCAGGTGCCGGGCGTTTTTCTTTGGATAAACTTATATTCGGCGATAGAGCTAATACCAAATATTAA
- a CDS encoding sialate O-acetylesterase, whose protein sequence is MRQYYKVFLALLLLCHAQLKAQVRLPQLISDGMVLQRDQKINIWGWAAPHEKVSIKFNKKIYKTSASAVGKWTTTLPALKAGGPYDMQIDATNHILIKNILLGDVWFCAGQSNMVINMERVNEKYPDDIVNADYPLLRNFFIPTASDVQRTHDDLPPGKWVTANSKDVLSFGAVSYFFARHLFNKYHVPIGIINSSVGGTPIQAWISENGLKSLDLYAKRIAELKDTAYYNRISRPYVSADAGKPGNKQTDKGLTGAKPWFDTTFVPQGWHNFWLPGYWADQGVKGLNGIVWFRKEINLPAAIAGKAAKLFMGRIVDADHTYVNGKLVGNITYQYPPRRYEIPAGLLKAGKNIIVVRVTSTFGKGGFVPDKPYYLTAGDFKLDLRGDWQYQVGQVFETGGTGLPNSFSAQSEPTGLYNTMVAPAVPYKIKGVLWYQGEANSGKPSEYAALLPALIADWRTVWNQPNLPFIYAQLPNFMEVQYSPSQSQWAELRESQLKTLSVPNTAMAVAIDAGEWNDIHPLNKKDVGERMALAAQRVAYGNKNVVASGPLLQSATVQGKQIVLSFTETGGGLVAKGGGELQQFAIAGADKKFVWAKAEIEGNKVIVYNEEINQPLYVRYAWADNPEGANLYNKEGLPASPFRTDKP, encoded by the coding sequence ATGAGACAATACTATAAAGTGTTCCTCGCTCTTCTGCTTTTATGTCATGCACAACTGAAAGCACAGGTACGTTTGCCGCAATTAATAAGTGACGGCATGGTGCTGCAAAGAGATCAGAAAATAAACATTTGGGGCTGGGCTGCACCGCACGAAAAGGTAAGTATTAAGTTTAACAAAAAGATTTACAAAACATCTGCGTCGGCTGTGGGTAAATGGACCACTACCCTGCCGGCGCTAAAAGCAGGCGGCCCATACGACATGCAAATTGATGCGACCAATCATATTTTAATAAAAAACATTTTGTTAGGTGATGTATGGTTTTGTGCAGGCCAATCAAACATGGTTATAAACATGGAACGGGTTAATGAAAAGTACCCGGACGATATTGTTAATGCTGATTACCCTTTGCTCCGGAATTTCTTTATTCCTACCGCATCAGACGTACAGCGTACGCACGATGATTTACCGCCTGGCAAATGGGTAACTGCAAACTCAAAAGACGTGTTATCATTTGGGGCGGTTAGTTACTTTTTCGCCCGGCATCTGTTTAATAAGTACCATGTGCCTATTGGCATTATTAACTCCAGTGTTGGAGGCACCCCCATACAGGCATGGATTAGCGAAAATGGCTTGAAATCTTTAGATCTCTATGCAAAGCGGATAGCCGAGTTAAAAGACACGGCCTACTATAATCGCATTAGTAGGCCGTATGTTAGTGCAGATGCGGGTAAACCTGGTAACAAGCAAACCGACAAAGGTCTTACCGGCGCTAAGCCTTGGTTTGATACTACGTTTGTACCTCAAGGCTGGCATAATTTCTGGCTTCCGGGCTATTGGGCCGATCAGGGTGTGAAGGGTTTAAACGGCATTGTATGGTTCAGAAAGGAAATAAATTTACCGGCTGCTATAGCCGGCAAAGCCGCCAAGCTTTTTATGGGTCGTATTGTAGACGCTGATCATACGTATGTAAATGGTAAACTAGTGGGCAACATCACCTACCAATACCCGCCACGGAGGTATGAAATACCAGCAGGGTTGCTAAAAGCAGGCAAAAACATTATAGTAGTCAGGGTAACCAGTACTTTCGGTAAAGGAGGATTTGTTCCCGATAAACCCTACTATCTAACGGCCGGCGACTTCAAGCTCGACTTAAGGGGCGATTGGCAATATCAGGTAGGCCAGGTTTTTGAAACTGGCGGCACTGGCTTACCCAACTCTTTTTCTGCACAAAGTGAGCCGACCGGCTTGTATAATACTATGGTTGCACCAGCTGTGCCTTACAAAATAAAAGGCGTATTATGGTACCAGGGTGAGGCAAATAGCGGGAAGCCATCCGAATATGCAGCGTTACTACCAGCACTAATTGCAGACTGGCGCACTGTTTGGAATCAGCCGAACCTGCCATTTATTTATGCACAGTTACCTAACTTTATGGAAGTTCAGTATTCACCTTCACAAAGTCAGTGGGCCGAGTTGAGGGAAAGTCAGCTTAAAACTTTGTCGGTACCCAATACGGCCATGGCTGTTGCTATTGATGCTGGTGAATGGAATGATATTCACCCACTTAACAAAAAAGATGTTGGCGAACGCATGGCACTTGCCGCGCAACGCGTAGCCTACGGCAATAAAAATGTAGTAGCATCGGGACCGTTATTGCAATCGGCTACGGTTCAGGGCAAACAGATTGTACTTTCATTCACCGAAACCGGGGGCGGCTTGGTAGCCAAAGGAGGCGGTGAATTGCAACAATTCGCTATTGCAGGTGCAGATAAAAAGTTTGTTTGGGCTAAGGCCGAAATTGAAGGCAATAAGGTAATTGTTTACAATGAAGAAATTAATCAGCCTCTTTATGTCCGTTACGCTTGGGCGGATAATCCCGAAGGGGCAAATTTGTATAACAAGGAAGGCCTGCCTGCATCGCCATTCAGAACCGATAAACCGTAA
- a CDS encoding polysaccharide deacetylase family protein, with protein MKTLRLLFVTATLLAFKTITYAQQSVWNNKQCAVVLTYDDAIDADLDNVIPALDSMKFKGTFYLIGSSPVINSRLSEWRLAAKHGHELGNHALFHPCDGSLPGRSFVKADHDLSKYTVARAVDEIRVNNVLLTAIDGKSKRTFAYPCGDRQIGNVYFYEQLKKDFVGARGVTGGMPSAKDVPLDNINCYSINGHSADYMIDLVKKAQQTHTLLVFLFHGVGGGHSINVDAQAHSKLLHYLKANEKNIWIAPMVDVAEKISAYQTGVSKAIGK; from the coding sequence ATGAAAACATTAAGACTCTTATTTGTAACCGCAACGCTCTTAGCGTTTAAAACCATTACGTATGCACAGCAAAGCGTATGGAATAACAAACAATGCGCTGTAGTACTTACCTATGATGATGCTATAGACGCAGACCTTGATAACGTCATACCAGCGCTGGATTCAATGAAATTTAAGGGAACCTTTTACCTAATTGGTTCCTCGCCCGTAATTAACAGCCGTTTAAGCGAATGGAGATTGGCAGCTAAGCATGGGCATGAATTGGGCAATCACGCATTATTTCACCCCTGTGACGGCAGCCTGCCTGGCAGAAGCTTTGTAAAGGCAGATCATGACCTGAGCAAATACACTGTTGCACGTGCCGTAGACGAGATACGCGTAAACAATGTGCTGCTTACAGCTATTGACGGTAAGAGCAAACGCACCTTTGCCTACCCTTGCGGTGACAGGCAGATAGGGAACGTTTATTTTTATGAGCAGTTAAAAAAAGACTTCGTAGGCGCACGTGGTGTAACTGGCGGCATGCCGTCTGCCAAGGATGTGCCATTAGACAACATCAACTGTTACTCAATAAACGGTCACTCCGCCGATTATATGATAGACCTGGTAAAAAAAGCCCAACAAACGCATACCCTCCTCGTGTTTTTATTTCACGGCGTGGGGGGTGGACATAGCATTAATGTTGATGCACAGGCGCACAGCAAATTGCTACACTACCTAAAGGCAAATGAGAAAAATATTTGGATTGCTCCCATGGTTGATGTTGCCGAAAAGATAAGCGCCTATCAAACCGGCGTTTCCAAAGCAATAGGAAAGTAG
- a CDS encoding serine hydrolase domain-containing protein, producing MIFKTKIKYLLIFLTSITAMKGAAQSKVEEELQGIMKRYEAIGMSVAVVKEGKIFYTKSFGFKDVEHNTPLSDTDIFRIASISKSFTSTSLMQQVEAGKVSLDDDFGDLIGFKIRNPKYPDTKITLRMVLSHTSSINDSEGYFNLDAINPDKSPNWSKCYNSYEPGKGYQYCNLNFNMAGAVLERLTGERFDKYVKSHVLNPLKLNAGYCVDSLDNARFVTLYEYNGATHKYTPAPLAYAPRREEIANYKLGYTTPVFSPTGGMKLSATDLAKYMTMHMYDGKYNGVKIISKRSANTIRKPVAKKQGYGLAIHTSDVIPGKNMFGHTGSAYGLYSVMFFDPKENFGIVAITNGCNAPDGEDMHPMLKLVVQSLYTNLIKQ from the coding sequence ATGATTTTTAAAACGAAAATTAAGTATCTGCTCATTTTCCTGACTTCGATAACCGCTATGAAGGGTGCAGCACAATCTAAAGTTGAAGAGGAATTGCAGGGCATTATGAAACGATATGAGGCTATAGGTATGTCGGTGGCGGTTGTTAAGGAAGGAAAGATATTTTATACCAAATCTTTTGGTTTTAAAGACGTAGAGCATAATACGCCTCTTAGTGATACAGATATTTTCAGGATTGCATCCATCTCTAAATCTTTTACATCAACATCGCTGATGCAACAGGTTGAGGCAGGTAAAGTAAGCCTGGATGATGACTTTGGTGACTTAATTGGCTTTAAGATCAGGAACCCCAAATATCCCGACACAAAAATTACACTGCGCATGGTCTTATCGCACACATCGAGTATAAATGACAGTGAGGGTTACTTTAATTTGGATGCAATTAATCCGGATAAAAGCCCAAACTGGTCTAAGTGTTATAACAGCTATGAGCCAGGGAAGGGCTATCAGTATTGTAACCTGAACTTTAATATGGCGGGTGCAGTTTTAGAGCGGCTTACAGGCGAGCGATTTGACAAGTATGTAAAAAGCCACGTTTTAAACCCTTTGAAATTAAATGCCGGTTACTGTGTCGACTCGCTTGATAACGCAAGGTTTGTGACGCTTTACGAATATAATGGGGCTACTCATAAATACACGCCTGCACCACTGGCTTATGCGCCCAGAAGGGAAGAGATAGCGAATTACAAGCTGGGATACACAACACCCGTGTTTTCGCCTACAGGTGGTATGAAGTTATCTGCTACTGATTTGGCTAAATATATGACCATGCATATGTACGACGGCAAATATAACGGGGTCAAAATCATATCTAAAAGGTCCGCTAATACCATAAGAAAACCAGTTGCCAAAAAGCAGGGGTATGGGCTTGCGATACACACCAGCGACGTTATACCGGGTAAAAATATGTTTGGCCACACTGGCTCGGCTTATGGTTTATACAGTGTAATGTTTTTTGACCCAAAGGAAAACTTTGGCATTGTAGCTATAACGAATGGTTGTAATGCACCTGATGGTGAAGACATGCACCCAATGCTAAAACTGGTTGTACAAAGCCTGTACACTAACCTGATTAAGCAATAG
- the hscB gene encoding Fe-S protein assembly co-chaperone HscB, giving the protein MINFFEFYDIPESFHIDSAALKKKFYALSKQYHPDFYANEDDSKQQEILEISTINNKAYQTLSDTAKRLEYILKQHDLVNEGAKPQLPADFLMEMMDLNERLMEADDAEQLASIRAEVLSVEDDLNNQFKELTTDYETLNDTAKESRLNSIADIYYRQKYLLRIQESLNTFASRF; this is encoded by the coding sequence ATGATCAATTTTTTTGAATTTTACGATATACCAGAGTCATTCCATATTGACAGTGCTGCTTTAAAGAAAAAGTTTTATGCGCTAAGCAAGCAGTACCATCCCGATTTTTACGCAAACGAAGATGATAGTAAACAACAGGAGATACTGGAAATATCTACGATCAACAATAAGGCTTACCAAACATTAAGCGATACCGCTAAGCGGTTAGAATACATCCTAAAGCAGCATGATTTAGTTAACGAGGGTGCCAAACCGCAGTTACCGGCCGACTTCTTAATGGAGATGATGGACCTTAATGAGCGCCTTATGGAGGCCGATGATGCCGAACAACTGGCCTCTATACGTGCAGAAGTGCTGTCTGTTGAAGATGATCTGAACAATCAATTCAAAGAGTTAACAACTGATTATGAAACACTTAATGATACGGCAAAAGAAAGTCGTTTAAACAGCATTGCAGATATTTATTATAGACAAAAATATTTGTTGCGAATTCAGGAGAGTTTGAATACATTTGCATCCCGCTTCTGA